One segment of Dehalococcoidia bacterium DNA contains the following:
- a CDS encoding tautomerase family protein: protein MPIVRVEMWQGRTKSQKAELARVITEAIVTIAHTTPEATTVIFEDVARENWAIGGVLSSQS from the coding sequence ATGCCCATTGTTCGGGTGGAGATGTGGCAAGGCAGGACCAAATCTCAGAAGGCGGAGCTTGCCAGGGTGATAACCGAGGCGATTGTTACCATCGCGCACACCACCCCGGAGGCAACTACCGTGATATTCGAGGATGTGGCAAGGGAGAACTGGGCTATCGGTGGGGTTCTCTCTTCCCAGTCTTGA
- a CDS encoding metallophosphoesterase family protein, which translates to MRYALLADIHGNLAAFEAVLQDITEKGGVEELWCLGDVVGYGPDPSACIALLRNRPHLCVAGNHDWAAIGKVDISDFNPDAAQACRWTGEQLSAEDVKYLESLPLTLTHRDFTIAHGSPRDPIWEYVLSEKSARDNFRSFKTRYCLIGHSHVPLVFEHVGETCLLKDMPESLRLGENRLIINPGSVGQPRDGDPRAAYAIYDEGDKVIYYYRIDYDIADTQERMVQKELPTFLVTRLSHGW; encoded by the coding sequence ATGCGGTATGCGCTCCTGGCAGACATTCACGGAAACCTGGCCGCCTTTGAGGCAGTGCTCCAGGACATCACAGAAAAGGGTGGAGTGGAGGAGCTTTGGTGCCTGGGCGATGTCGTTGGTTACGGACCTGACCCTTCAGCCTGCATTGCGCTGCTCCGTAACCGTCCTCACCTCTGTGTTGCCGGAAATCATGACTGGGCTGCCATTGGCAAGGTTGATATTTCGGATTTCAACCCGGATGCCGCCCAGGCATGCCGCTGGACCGGCGAGCAGTTAAGCGCTGAGGATGTAAAATACCTGGAGAGCCTTCCCCTGACGCTAACTCATCGTGATTTCACCATTGCCCATGGAAGCCCGCGCGATCCAATCTGGGAATACGTGCTATCGGAGAAAAGCGCCAGGGATAACTTCCGCTCTTTTAAGACCAGGTACTGCCTCATCGGACATTCCCATGTCCCCCTAGTCTTTGAGCATGTCGGCGAAACCTGCCTGCTCAAGGACATGCCCGAATCGCTGAGGCTGGGAGAAAACCGCCTGATCATTAATCCCGGCAGCGTCGGTCAGCCACGCGATGGAGACCCGCGCGCGGCATATGCTATCTATGACGAAGGGGACAAGGTAATCTATTATTATCGCATCGATTACGACATCGCGGATACTCAAGAGAGGATGGTGCAAAAGGAGCTACCAACCTTCCTGGTGACGCGGCTCAGCCATGGCTGGTAA
- a CDS encoding transposase → MHYQKLWREPILNHLGNRTTNGYTEGCNTKIKMLKRNSYGIRNVEVYWRKMLLGLVPSRSCFHVNITKSRPLLDRIEETV, encoded by the coding sequence ATTCACTACCAAAAGCTATGGAGGGAGCCCATTTTAAATCACTTAGGTAACCGGACGACCAATGGGTATACCGAGGGATGTAACACCAAGATAAAGATGCTGAAGCGCAACTCATATGGCATAAGGAATGTGGAGGTCTACTGGAGAAAAATGCTGCTGGGGCTTGTACCATCTCGTAGCTGTTTCCACGTAAATATAACAAAGAGCCGCCCCTTACTTGACAGAATCGAAGAAACGGTGTAG